In the Ptychodera flava strain L36383 chromosome 23 unlocalized genomic scaffold, AS_Pfla_20210202 Scaffold_23__1_contigs__length_28996876_pilon, whole genome shotgun sequence genome, ATTTACCCGTTCATTCAGGATCTTTCTACATGTCAAAGAGTACAAATAGTgtcgtatcaaacaaatttcatgaaaatgcccgactttgttcctttaaaCAAAACTAGTCCAGCAGTATCTCACTTGTCTGGCACTCAAGTAGACTATTTCTTCGCTTTTCAGTGTGCTTAATTAATGTTGCCTTATATGCATAAAAATTATCTTTGGTTGTGTGCAATCAAATTTCCCTTTCACTTCTGATCGAATGGAGAGTACGAAGTCAGTTCATTCAGTTAtaaacagcccccccccccccctttattGGAAACGCTAATTGCAGCCTCTGCTCACTCGACCAAACACTGAACTGCGATAGCAAGTACCTTTTGATTTCTATCTTTCACGTCATCAGTATATCGCTGGAGGTCGATCGACTTATTTCATTCCCTGATAAGGTCAACACGGTGGGTGATTAGACAAAGTTATTGACTGACAGCAGTGTTTGGTCGAGTGAGCAGTTTGCAATTAGCGTGTTCATTAAAGGAGAGGGGAGACCGTTTAAAAACACACATAGAGGAACTGTGATAGAAAATACATGTCTTAATTGGAAATATCACAGTTCAGGAGAGATTTTCTGAATTGGGAGAGAAAACTGATACAGCCGAGTGAGACGATATCTGGACCAGCATCAGGTTGAACTGAGTTTAAATGATCatagtagttttttttttttgcattaatCGTTAGCAAGCCGGACAATAATCGATTtatttgtcagtttttcatttAAGTTTGACGTCAAGTATTTCTACACCACGCAATGATGCAACTGGCAACAAGATATCCAGTTTATAACATTTACTGCAAAACGTATGTTGAAGTGTCTTCAAAAGGTATTTACTCAGATTTACAAATTCACGTTCATAGATTACCAACATTATTTCGGAAAGTTAAAACGATTCCCCTTCAGTCTCATAgctctttggagaaaataacctcatgttttcatttacattgGAGTAGTACAGGACTTTGATCCTAACTCTCAGACAGACACTgtggttttaacattcaacaaaatTTCAGAAAGCTTTTAAGTACCTTCGCTTTAGTGTTGTCACGCCTATAAAGTACAATACTCCGGTTTTACATAAACGAAATGAAGAATTTTCCATTCACTTCAAAGCCTACCCGCTCATCTGTATCAGTAGAGAAGAATTGAattaagagagagagacagacagacagagagagagagagagagagagagagagagagagagagagagagagagagagagagagagagagagagagagagagagagagaatcttCTAGCCTGTGCAAGAATATCATAGCAGACATTGTGTCATCGGCATCCATGGATTAATATGCTGTAAGCAAGGAGCTATTTTCCGGTGCAACacttatattttaaaatgtcttTAAATCCAGGAAAGAAAATAATCGAATCGGATTCAATTTGATCCAATTAGAGCTAAAGACATTCTTTATTCTATTGAAACCGAAAGCATTTACCAGAACATGCAGGGAACCTGACCAAATGTTTAACATGTCATAATATTTCCTGATCCATCATCACCCCATGTAACAAATTACGATGATGAAATACTAAGACTATCTAGACAACTGGAACGACAATTTTTCACCACATGTGTTCATTAAGCAATTGCAAAGTTCCACTTTTAAAAACATCAGTGTTGCCGACACTGTCTGCTACATTGATGTAAAGTGCTTCAATTTGCAATATTGGAAAACTAAACTGAAATGTTAATGGTAATTTCATGCTAGAAATGCGTTAAAAACCTATCTGCTAGACCAATGTGAATCTCAAGTACGGAGTCATTCTAAAAACTAAGTAGTCCTTGACTTGAAGATTCCTCGTTTTACGTCATCCATAGCACTGTCAAAAATCCACTAAAGTGATCACGGTGATAGGTTTAAAACTGACAACGTTTCTACTGATGCACCTTTTAAACTACAGTGTATTGATGTACTCTGCCAGGTTCtgtaaaagaaagaaagaaataggAGATAGATGACGAAACAATAAAATAACTACCATTACATGTATTCTATTGAACATGTTTGATTAGCTTGTCTTACTATGCTTAGAATCATCGTGCATCAATGTTAAGCTTAAATTATGAAACTATTTAGTGTGATTCATGACATTCATTGGAAGAAAAAAGGGAAAGAAACACTTTGAGAttataaaacaaacataaatatgagattaaaaacaaaacaaaatccgTATCTCGATAATAAAAAAGCAAGATCTTCGATCcgataaatatgtatattttttctaGACTGTTCCATTCTTGTGTATTGCCTCAGTTATTATCTACAGTCTCAAGCTTATGGAGGTAAACGCTTCCAAAAGAGAGACGCAATGTGTAAAATACTTACATCTAAACTTCCTAATTGCTGAAGACGGCCAACATTACTGCAGGGATCATCAAATAACCAAACGTTGCAACTCCGGCGCCATTTTCTGACCatgaaatatatatgtatgtggaTTTAATGTGGACGTAATCGTTCAAATGAATTCGTATACGTTTGTAAAATACCCAAATTTTCGTCGAtactttattttaaaattttattccgACGAAGCACCAGGCACCATTCGAACCATCCGAACTATTGGTTTTCATTATTACTTTAAagacaaaattgataaaagcaacaaaacttacctgagtCATCCTCAGTTGTTGCGTCTTCAGTGGTAGCTGTCCcctctgaaaacaaaacaaaacaaaacaaaacacgacATAgataaatttgatatacaggtgcatatgtatatattataacaCACCATTTGCTGATTGCGTATCACGATTCACTATAACTTATCAAATTACGAGAAATAGATACGTCCAGTCTCAGCTAGGCTGGAAAAAATAACGTCAGAGGATATTATTTCAATGGAATATCCCTATTGAGATAGTATTCGAACCTGAGTTACTCTCAGTTGGTGCGGCTTCAGTAGTAGCTGTCTCCTCTGAAAAATACGACAGAGATAAATTGAATATATATGTAGTGAACTGATTTAAATCTCGGGTATACTATCGCCGGGGATGCTTTATCGCTTAAATATAATGCAACACATGCTGGTTGCATGTCGAGAATCACCAGAACATATCACGTGAGGAGAAAATAGATATACGCTCAGTCCCTGCTAGGTCGTTAGAAAAAATAATGTCAGAGAATATCATTTCAACGATATTTCCCTACGCAGATAATATTCGAACATTTGTCACCCGACCCTAACTCCAGTGCAGTCAGCAGCTTTGAAGCAATGGTGGATGATTAGAGTGAAAAGAGTGCCAGGGATAGCGACGAGCCTCTGACCATAAAAACAGTACGATTCCATTCCAACTGCGTAGGATTTTAAAACCTTCATTGATAACAAATATTCAAGTGAAACAAACGAAGTTATGTTGCATGCTAGCGGCACTTTTTGCTCCTGTTTGTGAAGAAATCGGCACTGCTGTTACCACTACTGAGCATCGTCCAGTTACGTTCTCGAATGTATTGATACTGTCCCTATACATAAGAACATATTAAAAGCAATAACATAGAACAGCATGATCATATGCAGTGCTATAAAACACCTGTATCCCTTCTCTATTCGCGATAATACGACCATAACGACTTTTAATCACCCTTCATGGCAATGTGGTACCCGAAACATATAGATATACCCTTAGGTCAACGGCCTTGGGAAaccgatgtgtttctggtaacgcatgGCCCCTCAGGGTGATAAATGTGctctatagccctcatgaccagcttaataggtgtttactatggAAGAGTAATCTGAATACATGCTTATGTCTCATGGCTTTGTATAATCTGGAAACACACTTTAGGtagttgaaattgaaagacctaAACGTGTGTTCAAACTTTCCCTGGGAAACTCTAAACCAATTCCCTTcgcaatcaagaataaatatctgGGTTTACCGTTGACAATTTTTTACTGaggaaataaattacccactaGTTActcctgaaattcaaaatgaccgttatCGTGTGAATTGtttttgggaaaataaaatattcgattTTTTACACAAATATTGTAGAAGACGAAATGTAATTCTGTTAAAAAGTTTTGAGAATCAGAATATCTGTCGCCGAGGCGAATTCTACCGTAAAAGAATACAaacaagatatgaactgaatatgctcacgtgttttacaacaggttcattaatagtagtacccttcacagaacaataagatatatgttatcactatatgtaacaggttttttcaacttcgcacagtactctcagagtttaatcactaattacaaaactttatttaatatgcaaatgagctgttaattaacttgacaatgctcaatgcttcatgggacaactagatatccatcagatcaacatttgtagcacgttttatttaatttagtgctgtaattttagagtaatgtcactaattacaaagttcattaaatatgcaaatgaacccttaattaatttcacactactaaatgctttacactacagttagatatcagtcagatcagtatctgcagcagatttcgtcgcatttggtgaagttatatcggagttatatgactaattacaaaacttcataaaatatgcaaatgagctatttattaacttgacactgccaaatgcttctaagtataattagatatatatcagatcaatatttgttgcaagtatcatcaagtttcgtttaggaatttcagagttatctcactaataacaaaagttcaataaatatgcaaatgagaagataattgacatgacactcacattATCATTATAATGTTTTGagactgtcatctgtgaaatgttttatgaaattttgtgcagtatttcttgatatatgtctacactgtcattaccgtctccatagggaaaccattgtacggaaaaaaaaacaatattgcataacttctataatatgcaagccacactaaccaaaatctaatcagttcttgcaaatagcatatggtacctgtctaccaaatctgacttgaatccgttcaggcgtttttgagttatcctgtaaacagacagacagacagacagacagacagacagacagacagacagacagacagacagacacactcacacacacacacatacggacagacagacagacatcgctatgacattagcccacgtgtttacacacgtgagctaataatgTAGCGTTTTCTCGATTCCAAATTCCATGGAATTGTTTACGTGTGTTaccattgaaaatattatgtataAGTTTTCTAGTGACAGCATTGGCAGACTGATTCAACACAAAACCACGTTGCTTTTGATTTATTCGTTGCGATCATACCTCACTACGGTACAAGCCTTAAAGTTCTCAATCTTTTACAAGACGATGGAGATACGCAGCATATTACTTTTGTCAAAAAGTCAAGTATTATCAAGTCCTACCGGTGCAAGTTGGGACCTGGTTATCCCATGAACCATCTGAGCAGGTAAGGTCACCAGTAGCGCTTAATGTGTAGCCAGTATCACAAGTATAGGTCACCGTTGATCCATGTGTGTAGGTAGCTCCAGTTTTTTGACCGTTGGTCGGTGCTGCACCAGGATCAGTACAGTCCGCTGAAGAAAGAAATGAATGTCGACGAGTCAAGAAACGTATCTCTGGGCCTGTCAACTATATTATATGAAGTTTGGCATTGATTTTGGATCCGGATAGCTGGTAATTAAGCGAGTCATTTAATGCTCTTTTGATAGAGGAATTGACTTCGagattttcaaaatgtatttctcaattCAGGAGGTTTTCTATTGTATGGTCTTATCAATCAAATTTTATCAGGTGGATCTGGTATGGAAATATATTTGCACCATGAtgctaatgtgtaaaatatatattcttACCTTCACATGTTGGTAATGCGCTTAAGGTTGTACTTGAACAGCTTAAAGTAGCTGTGCCAACGAGTGTGTACCCGGTGTCACACTCAACATCGGCGGTGGCGCCATCGGCGATGTTAGGTGTCGGTGCAGTGCCACCAACCCATTGTAGAGGCGCTGTAAGAGTTGGTACTGTACATTGACCTGGCAAAATAGAAACGGAAGtaaagagaatcataacataTTCGACATATCCTCAAGGAGAATGGAGAATACTACAAGATggtaaaacagaaaaaaggaaAGCTGCCTGCTAAAAATAAGCACAAGAATATATGACATTGTGCTATTGACATGgaaattacagtaaattttcgatcgagTTTGAACTTACAAAGTACGGtgcccagtcacctagcgaagacgcCACAGCCAAAACCGTTTGGCCAAACCCCCTCCCTTaaaaagtggttcaataaccgagctaattTGTTAGTTTATTCTGACTCCTCAACACGCCGTAGGGTTCATAAAGCGCTCGCACTCACATACTCGCTATCACATATTGCACCCAAACTTTATCAGAGCTATAAAATCATCGCTTTACTGAGCGAAATACAGTcttggggacaattctgtccaccagcagagctatcaacccaggatagaaatcACAGTAAATTTTCGATTGGGTTCTAACTCATTATTAGTAGTCTAGAAAAACGTCTCCGTTAttctaatattttatttgatttatttgtacGCAATACACTATAAATTTGCCCTATTTTTTATTCCAACAGTTTTCAACTTCACCTGTCTCTACGCATTACTATACAAATTTCCCATAAAAATGCATGGATTTATTTTCTAGATACCTAGCGCAAAATTTACCCcatgttgaaacatgtttactTGGTCAACTGTCGGTAGTGCTCCTCTGTGTGTCAGTTTCAAACGCCTACCGAGAAGTCAGTTAGCGTGTTTctcattcatttcttttcatattgttttcatttatcCAAATTGTTTAGTTTTCCTGTTCAATCAGGATTTCTGCAAGTTGAGAAAGAATATCTTACCGTCAGTTCCGTCATAAGTCAAATACAAGAAGATAGTTACAAGTAACAACGCTATTTGAAATctgttaaaaaaagaaaataagttTATTTACAAGAATTCAATAACAAATAGTGTAGGCTTGCAACCATTGTAAATATGATAATActactttaattttttcaacGAGTTGTAATCTAAAGCTTATCGTAAATCAAATTAACATGTCCGATTAGGTTCTGAAGACCATTCAAAAGCCCACTAGAAAGGCAACTATTGCTCAATTAGAAATATTATATAAATAGCTTTATCGACCCACCTCATCTTGTGAAGTAGGGGTTACAATGGagaccttgaaaatgaaaagggGAAAATTTGTACAACTATTAGTACATAAAGATCTCCGTAATTCATGAGcacaatatgaataaaatattttatcgaTTGAAAGAGAAATTGTATTTTAGGAAGGCATTCAGCGACCACGTATGGtagcaaatacatgtattttgttttacaatgttATGTCGAATAGTTGAGGAGTCTTTTTAAATGAGGTGTCCCAAGTTTCAACCATATTTAATCATTTCTTTATGCGTTTCGCAGCTTGCAATGTCACCTTGTTGCTATGGGAATGATCAAATGATTTGCTGTATCGAAGagaaaaatttgcatggacaaacAAGACCAGTCTGTCGCTCAAAGCCTGCAACACTTGATATCGACCAAAACAAAGCACAGATAACACTTCGGCTCATTCAAAAACAAGTATGGCTAAATTCGATTATTCACTTGGCAAGTTTCAATGCTACAGAAAGAGTCGGCACGCTGTAGCCGCGACTCTAATATTTTTGTAGCCCGATAGTCCAGGTCCTTCGGAGGCGGGGTCGTTAAGCGAGCATACCTGCTCATACTGCTCAACGCTACGAAGTAAGAAAATTCGTTAGTTGATTATTGTCAGTTTGCTGATGTATCCaacatttcttttcaacttATCCAAATCTATTTTATGCAGCTTACTTTAGAATCAAAACCACAACTTGAAGATTTACTTTTGTAAAAAAGTTTTTATCGGTTCGACTTCCTAACTGTTTTAACAATGATGCATAGTGCTAGCAAGTATGGAATCACTATTAGTTTTTTTTGTTGCACGAAATAGTAAGGATTTACCGATATCCCTGCAACGAGCAAAAAGTCATATAGTGATTAATATCCATGAGTGACAAATTTTGACAGCACATCAATTTAGTAACAGAACACATTCTATCAATCTCATTGTCTTTCGTTGGTCTAAACAGAGTTACAGTTTCGTGCAATGTTTTGTGGTTCAAGTTATGCTGATAAACAAATGCTACAATGAAAAGGCTGACTGCACTTGTACTCTGGAATCTCTATTTCTATGAAGTGTATGGTCAAACGAATTACACTGGCCAATTTAAAGTAAACTTTCGATAAACGTACGTTACAATGATGATTAAACTCGAGTACATTTTGAGGAATTTGAGAGAAAGTTGCAGATGTCCTATTCGTCTAAGGTAGtttacgcctcgaaagtgacttctcaaactttcctcaactaATCTTTCAACCCCTCTCTTGCCAAACCACGAAAAAAATTCAGGAGTCAtcgtgcaaatgttggtactagagaaacaaattaccaagcatttgccgatatttgaaattcaaaatggccgaaattcCTATGTTTTAAACTGTTCGGataaaaataaatcatcacCGTAGCATCACAACCGATCTATATTTCTCTCGTCCTGGCTACAGCTTTCCAGTGGAATTTATTGCCATATTAGTTTTGCTGTGTATTGAAacgttattttcaaagtactcaggtatgttaatgcatgggcataggcttacatacatgtaaaatcagtttgaacatacttttaatcagacctggtcagaaaattgtgaaaattgccaaaaatatgtttcgcatttgattaagctgaaattatcataatatattacccaAGTCagtgtcacgtgaccataatctgttattttcccgccaaattgtatatttgcaaataagtgaatattccaaccgctaaacatcaaaatatttaaaatattatgaccaattaatgtaaaatgggatgggaacttgtgttagaactagtggcagatgcaaaattattgaattttgaatattatttcttcacaaaaaacaacaaatacaatatttttgacgttttacatgaatattttgaatatcagaaagaatatagatagagtttcaagagtgccatgtatttttgaaagaatatgatagatgttgtttccaaaagtgcaaagaaaatcaagaaaatttaacggtttacggttggaatataaaattaataaagacgtaaattttggcgggaaaatatcagatttggtcacgtgactcaactcgtcaagatttaggcagacatttttttaaagaatttaataattccaataattgggccaaatatcaatcaaatctggtggttttttaaagataatgatcattttcttacttttgggcttgatgggtacaaacacccatgcattaacttacttgagtaCTAGTAATGTAAATgaaacatttataaaatattcacCTCGTTATTTGTACCGTACATATTTTAACCTATTTGGCTTTCTACAAAGCACATAATTATTAAAGCAGAACACACACcgaaaaactgaaagactttgcTCAACTTTCGTCAATGAAACTTTGAAGCATTCTCTTGCCAAATCGCgattaaaaatcggggtcactgtgcaaagtttccgATCATTGAAAAATTTAGCGATAGTTGAATTTCAAGTTAGCCGCCATCCCTATTTTCACTctatgaaaaaaacaacatttccgatttttagaaaagtaaGCCGGTGAAAATCCCTCTTACTTCATGACCTTCAAAACGAGCCCACACAAGCGATAGATCAtagaagtattgtaaaagtctgAGTATCTTTCAATGAGGTGCATTCTAACTTAACGCTGAGCTGCTTTAATTGCTGGAGTAAAgcaatttttacagttttaaatgTCCATCAACTCAGAGATACTCTCCAACTGTATGGTTTAACCATAACCTAACATTCTGAATGCTCACCTGCAATTTACTGTACTTGATGTTTTCTGGAGTAGCTTCTGTCGGCCTCGCCCTATTAACTAATTATACAAGCACAGAATGGAGGCCTACTTTATACACTTTGCATGGCAACCACTGGAGCTTTGGCTGTCAGTCATTGGTCGAAAAGAAGTGAATGACCATGAATGTCCGATTTTCATTGGCTGATATTTTAAGT is a window encoding:
- the LOC139123929 gene encoding C4b-binding protein beta chain-like isoform X2 encodes the protein MRFQIALLLVTIFLYLTYDGTDGQCTVPTLTAPLQWVGGTAPTPNIADGATADVECDTGYTLVGTATLSCSSTTLSALPTCEADCTDPGAAPTNGQKTGATYTHGSTVTYTCDTGYTLSATGDLTCSDGSWDNQVPTCTEGTATTEDATTEDDSENGAGVATFGYLMIPAVMLAVFSN
- the LOC139123929 gene encoding C4b-binding protein beta chain-like isoform X1: MRFQIALLLVTIFLYLTYDGTDGQCTVPTLTAPLQWVGGTAPTPNIADGATADVECDTGYTLVGTATLSCSSTTLSALPTCEADCTDPGAAPTNGQKTGATYTHGSTVTYTCDTGYTLSATGDLTCSDGSWDNQVPTCTEETATTEAAPTESNSEGTATTEDATTEDDSENGAGVATFGYLMIPAVMLAVFSN